In Saccharomycodes ludwigii strain NBRC 1722 chromosome III, whole genome shotgun sequence, one DNA window encodes the following:
- the YEN1 gene encoding crossover junction endodeoxyribonuclease (similar to Saccharomyces cerevisiae YER041W | YEN1 | Holliday junction resolvase), which produces MGVPALWSLVKEQSQCITFNKFIQEYYSIGTDGQKPLRIVVDGELWIQESLQSSRNELNSNNNNNNNNIPNKNSPNRDSKQFFNIFAFFAKLKCFQQYNIELTLIFDGSFKPTFKKCQHVSQSTILPSTINTGTIDDYLKAFERHIKHFHSNNNSVSNILQSCCSKLKFEPRYYKAVKILEYLQIPYFFTCSEAEAFCSVLQCTLENFGNKFDFVLSNDSDVLMFGARKVIRNFSKRVLNPANSKSLSPRQQQHANEYSMEVVDLTALYQKVSLCQTRFILSGILIGGDYNIGGINGVGISKVRELLFEPSFKIISEKFLSCYHSTMNNNTNSCNDKRNQLILDFQKYFTKFLKHSLGIANVDKLIKDWPSEYIIMSYVKPLIPVDDNADFSKIDLCTTGITTLEMDFSNLLSFYKFLCERTKKFTTEWLHRNFHELYILNYIHYLQNDTEKLFKLFTITSEKYDTDGGDSNLLLLKIRYNSFIPDIPVPESKINSNKKPRKIIPVIKKRGSPTKRQLEIIKHSYHFWIPQLVFEKFDTVLHQAYLTKREAALELEAELSLSKPGSSRKKRSPNKRSLEQVTTLDSIGFFSNHTTPKNKIIFRTNCGINVNSDDSFVNNTTLYYTATTSMTGNKKGEEIELSDNYFTTPSKHLCIAADIGKNKKNRIEHNVCSEGGEKYEKIDTDDEGDESLIIVGEVQKNNILLQEDEVDGKVMDSGKQHRHINSKPSEALKTFQENQTLAPSPLRLTESSNDKDLTDDTITEVLENFEQKKRLEKQASDTNLAANTSINYVFNTNKHLDPLPETIIDISSAEENCRNNANENDSSLVILDEECLMKGENINNNKQHDVARRNLLELLQAMDDSQEKN; this is translated from the coding sequence ATGGGTGTACCGGCACTTTGGTCATTAGTAAAAGAACAAAGCCAATGTATAAcctttaataaattcattCAAGAATATTATAGTATTGGCACTGACGGACAAAAACCTTTAAGAATTGTGGTTGATGGTGAATTATGGATCCAAGAATCACTTCAATCCTCAAGAAATGAACTTaatagcaacaacaacaacaacaacaacaatatacCTAATAAAAACTCCCCTAACAGAGATTCAAAGCaattctttaatatttttgcaTTTTTCGCAAAACTAAAGTGTTTCcaacaatataatattgAATTAACTCTTATATTTGACGGTTCATTCAAGCCCACCTTCAAGAAATGTCAACACGTGTCCCAAAGTACTATCCTTCCCTCTACTATAAATACAGGCACTATAGATGATTACTTGAAAGCATTTGAAAGACATATAAAACATTTCCATTCAAACAATAATTCTGTTTCCAATATTTTACAATCCTGTTGTTCGAAATTAAAGTTTGAACCAAGGTATTATAAGGCAGTTAAGATTTTAGAGTATCTCCAAATCCCATATTTTTTCACCTGTTCTGAAGCAGAGGCATTTTGTTCCGTTTTGCAATGTACTTTAGAAAACTTTGGCAAcaaatttgattttgtCTTGAGCAATGATTCAGATGTTTTAATGTTTGGTGCTCGTAAAGTTATAAGAAATTTTTCGAAAAGGGTCCTCAACCCAGCAAATTCTAAAAGTCTATCCCCAAGACAGCAACAGCATGCCAATGAATATAGCATGGAAGTAGTAGACTTGACTGCTTTGTATCAAAAGGTTTCGTTGTGCCAAAcaagatttattttaagCGGTATTTTAATTGGAGGCGATTATAATATAGGTGGTATTAACGGAGTGGGTATTTCTAAAGTTagagaattattatttgaacctagttttaaaataatctcggaaaaatttttgagtTGTTATCATTCAACTATgaacaataataccaatagtTGCAACGACAAGAGAAATCAACTAATTCttgattttcaaaaatattttacaaaatttttaaaacatagCTTGGGCATTGCAAATGTagataaattaattaaagattGGCCATCAGAATACATTATTATGAGCTATGTTAAACCATTGATCCCAGTTGATGATAATGCagatttttctaaaattgaTCTATGTACTACCGGTATTACCACCTTGGAGATGGATTTTTCCAACTTATTATCGTTTTACAAATTCTTGTGTGAAAGAACAAAGAAATTTACCACTGAGTGGCTACATAGAAATTTTCACGaactttatattttgaattacATTCATTATTTGCAGAATGATACAGAAAAGttatttaaactttttactATAACTAGTGAAAAATATGATACTGATGGTGGTGATAGTAacttattattgttgaaaaTTAGATATAACAGTTTTATACCCGATATACCTGTACCAGAGTCCAAAATcaatagtaacaaaaaGCCCAGAAAAATCATCCCTGTCATTAAGAAACGTGGCTCGCCCACCAAAAGACAattggaaataataaagcaTAGCTATCATTTTTGGATTCCTCAACTTgtctttgaaaaatttgatacGGTCTTACATCAAGCTTATCTAACAAAAAGGGAAGCTGCTTTAGAGTTGGAGGCTGAACTATCGCTTTCAAAACCAGGCTCTTcgaggaaaaaaagatcacCCAACAAGAGAAGTTTGGAGCAGGTAACAACTTTAGATTCGATAGGATTCTTCAGTAACCATACTACccctaaaaataaaataatattccgAACTAATTGTGGTATCAACGTCAATAGTGATGATAGTTTTGTCAACAATACAACTCTGTATTATACTGCCACCACTTCGATGACTGGCAATAAAAAAGGTGAGGAAATTGAATTGAGtgataattattttacaaCACCTTCAAAACATCTGTGTATTGCTGCAGATATAggtaaaaacaaaaaaaatcgtATTGAACACAACGTCTGTTCTGAAGGAGgagaaaaatatgaaaaaattgatacTGATGATGAGGGTGACGAATCTTTAATTATAGTTGGTGAAGtacagaaaaataatattttgttacAAGAAGATGAGGTCGATGGAAAAGTGATGGATTCGGGAAAACAGCACCGACATATAAACTCAAAACCATCAGAAGCTTTAAAAACATTCCAAGAAAACCAGACATTGGCACCATCACCATTGAGGTTAACTGAGTCATCTAATGATAAAGATCTCACAGATGATACCATAACGGAGGTTTTAGAGAattttgaacaaaaaaaaagattagaaAAACAAGCTAGCGACACTAATCTTGCAGCTAACACTTCCATAAATTATGTTTTCAATACTAACAAACACCTTGATCCGTTACCAGAAACTATTATTGATATCAGTAGTGCAGAAGAAAATTGTAGGAATAATgcaaatgaaaatgatagTTCTCTTGTTATATTAGATGAAGAATGTTTAATGAAAGGagaaaatatcaacaacaacaagcaGCATGATGTTGCTAGAAGAAATTTATTGGAGTTATTGCAAGCCATGGATGATTCACaagagaaaaattaa
- the GLN3 gene encoding nitrogen-responsive transcriptional regulator GLN3 (similar to Saccharomyces cerevisiae YER040W | GLN3 | GLutamiNe metabolism) codes for MLHDHNKKIKKKDQEDNEPTNDNKQTTNNINLSLFDSMLEILPDELDYLTTNTATTTTTNDNYSKSHPIDISDNQQNGEIAQLWDFNVDEFMMTPSNSSGSATISAPNSYSSERNGGTNISLNDLNNTTTINNILLSSSNTSSNGTILLSNSVGNSLIENNTANTIPTSNNNNGLSNISKHFITPSSSSFRNTIIGSGVVGTPPYTNMSLLSHSSTVNNTNTKNNIRKNINTATKKSINNNNLPSNVAKPHVQCFNCKTFKTPLWRRDPQGNTLCNACGLFQKLHGTMRPLSMKTDVIKKRNTKKRGSNRKVEKTNVGITSNNNNSSSSTNLLMDNTTGDNNDSNSNIYYLSHFDVNNTNNNDNVRKNNNNDINNINNGDINNNNNNNNNNNNNNNNNNKNNKNNVRTIIDSPLKSSSSISTIKKTRSLSSSSSSLNSHYNNTNNNNNNNKRRDSTSSSVSSGSSSRSTVVPILPKPPASSNSNNSASTNLYLANNTERSNSSNNISTHNSPRYSPRYSMALSASPLPFNTATTATTIATATNSNGNNTTNTIYNGLNHSSFTNIYSMNNILDSNSGNTSNSTPTTPILSTSSSGTGIAIPRKKSTRGFYFNSPSTPSSSLTNNNNSRTSTNVNILNNINKGNVGGSANNVSSSSTTNTTMNGSLTSSLTSTTTMNTNISSFSNGFKPISNTIGDSSIKNNGKLATNDDNNNTGASNTTTHTSLLSQQLRNHNHISSMYNSLYGELNGNGNASSTVNSNNSTGMFNKKNENPLKDTQLLYTIPNPDAVGIPNKNKTNNNNNNNNNNNNCNSNGNNRTFKRHTNNITTINNNNVISNVTKGNKNIMDDLEWLKFGM; via the coding sequence ATGCTACACGAtcataacaaaaaaattaaaaagaaggaCCAAGAAGACAATGAACCTACTAATGACAATAAACAAACCACTAATAACATTAATCTATCTTTGTTCGATTCCATGCTAGAAATTCTACCTGATGAACTGGATTATCTGACAACAAATACTGCtactacaacaacaactaaTGATAACTACAGCAAAAGTCATCCAATAGATATTTCAGATAATCAGCAAAATGGTGAAATTGCTCAACTATGGGATTTCAATGTAGACGAATTTATGATGACCCCAAGCAATTCTAGTGGTAGTGCCACTATATCTGCTCCTAACAGTTATTCAAGTGAAAGGAACGGTGGTACCAATATCTCACTCAATGATCTTAATAACACTACCACGATCAATAATATACTGTTGAGTTCTTCCAACACTTCAAGCAATGGAACCATCCTGCTAAGTAATAGTGTTGGTAATTCTctaatagaaaataataccGCTAATACTATCCCTAccagtaataacaataatggttTATCTAATATATCAAAGCATTTTATAACGCcgtcttcttcttcttttagaAACACTATCATAGGAAGTGGTGTTGTGGGTACACCTCCTTATACCAATATGTCTCTTCTTTCCCATTCTTCTACTGTtaacaataccaatacTAAGAATAATATACGAAAGAATATAAACACAGCAACTAAGAAATccatcaataataacaatctTCCATCTAATGTAGCAAAGCCTCACGTCCAATGTTTCAATTGTAAGACATTTAAAACACCTCTTTGGAGAAGAGATCCACAAGGAAACACCTTATGTAATGCATGTGGGctatttcaaaaattgcACGGTACTATGAGACCTCTAAGTATGAAAACtgatgttattaaaaagagaaacACCAAGAAGAGAGGTTCTAATAGAAAAGTCGAAAAAACCAATGTAGGGATTACttctaacaataataatagtagtagtagcactaatttattaatggaTAATACCACTGGTGacaataatgatagtaatagtaatatttattatttatcgCATTTTGatgttaataatacaaataataatgacaatgttaggaaaaataataataatgatattaataatattaataatggtgatattaataataataataataataataataataataataataataataataataataataaaaataataaaaataatgtacGCACAATTATAGATTCACCATTGAAGAGTTCATCTTCTATTTCTACCATAAAGAAAACAAGATCActttcatcttcatcatcttccCTTAATAGTCATTacaataatacaaataataataataataataataagcgTAGGGATAGCACTTCTAGTTCTGTATCTTCAGGTAGTTCTTCAAGATCGACTGTAGTACCAATATTACCTAAACCACCAGCTAGTTCTAACAGTAACAATAGTGCCTCTACGAATTTATATTTAGCGAACAATACCGAACGTAGTAATAGCAGTAATAACATAAGTACCCACAATAGTCCTAGATATTCTCCCAGATATTCTATGGCCTTGTCCGCGTCGCCGTTACCCTTTAACACCGCCACTACTGCAACTACTATTGCTACTGCCACCAACAgtaatggtaataacaCTACTAACACCATATATAATGGATTGAATCATTCTTCatttacaaatatatacagTATGAACAATATTTTGGACAGTAATAGCGGGAATACTTCTAACAGCACACCTACTACACCCATCCTATCCACTTCATCTAGTGGTACTGGAATTGCTAtaccaagaaaaaaatccaCAAGaggtttttattttaattctcCTTCCACTCCTTCTTCCAGTCTgactaataacaacaattcAAGAACTAGTACTAATGTAAATATACTTAATAACATTAACAAAGGGAATGTTGGTGGTAGTGCTAATAATGTAAGTAGTTCCAGCACGACCAATACTACAATGAATGGGAGTTTAACCTCTTCGTTAACTAGTACGACTACTATGAACACAAAcatttcttcattttcaaatgGTTTTAAACCCATAAGCAATACTATTGGTGATAGTTCCATTAAAAACAACGGTAAGTTGGCTAcaaatgatgataataacaatactggTGCTTCTAATACTACAACACACACTTCGCTATTGAGTCAACAATTGAGAAATCATAATCATATTAGTAGTATGTATAATTCACTATATGGCGAATTAAATGGGAATGGTAATGCTTCTAGTACCgttaatagcaataatagtacTGGAAtgttcaataaaaaaaatgaaaatccATTAAAAGATACACAATTATTATACACAATTCCTAATCCCGATGCTGTCGGTATTCCTAATAAGAATAagaccaataataataataataataataataataataataattgtaacagtaatggtaataataggACCTTTAAAAGACataccaataatataaccactattaataataataatgttattagTAATGTCACTAAAGGTAATAAGAATATAATGGATGATTTAGAATGGTTAAAATTCGGAATGtaa
- the VRG4 gene encoding GDP-mannose transporter (similar to Saccharomyces cerevisiae YGL225W | VRG4 | Vandate Resistance Glycosylation (paralog of YER039C | HVG1)), with amino-acid sequence MSELRVEKPGNNKLNNIVNNGPVSILAYCFSSILMTVTNKFVVNLDNFNMNFIMLFVQALVCIITLVILKLLGYAKFRPLNRQDCKNWLPISILLVLMIYTSSKALQFLPVPIYTIFKNLTIILIAYGEVLFFGGKVTKLELSSFLLMVFSSIVATCGDQQAARATAATADPTEEIVISLFNPGYLWMFTNCISSALFVLIMRKRIKLTNFKDFDTMFYNNILALPILLCASFMVENWSTENLAINLSKDSLTAMVISGMASVGISYCSGWCVRVTSSTTYSMVGALNKLPIALSGLIFFDAPKNFLSISSILIGFLSGIVYAVAKQKKIQQQTTNK; translated from the coding sequence ATGAGTGAACTAAGGGTCGAAAAACCTGGtaacaataaattaaacaacATTGTCAACAATGGCCCTGTTTCCATCTTGGCCTACTGTTTCTCCTCCATCTTAATGACCGTTACTAATAAGTTCGTTGTCAATCTGGATAATTTCAACatgaattttattatgCTATTTGTTCAAGCCTTAGTTTGTATTATAACTTTagttattttgaaattattggGTTATGCCAAATTTAGACCTTTAAACAGACAAGATTGTAAAAATTGGTTACCAATCTCCATATTGTTGgttttaatgatttataCCTCCTCCAAAGCATTGCAATTTTTGCCTGTCCCAATTTATaccattttcaaaaacttgACAATCATTTTAATTGCTTACGGTgaagttttgttttttggcGGTAAAGTTACCAAATTAGAATTATCCTCCTTTTTGTTAATGGTCTTTTCCTCTATCGTGGCCACTTGCGGTGATCAACAAGCAGCACGTGCCACTGCTGCCACTGCTGATCCTACAGAAgaaattgttattagttTGTTCAACCCAGGTTACCTCTGGATGTTCACTAATTGTATTAGTTCCgctttatttgttttgattATGAGAAAGAGAATCAAGTTAACCAACTTTAAAGATTTTGACACCATGTTTTACAATAACATCTTAGCTTTACCTATTTTGTTATGTGCTTCATTTATGGTTGAAAATTGGTCTACTGAAAACTTGGCCATTAATTTAAGCAAAGATTCTTTGACTGCCATGGTTATCAGTGGTATGGCTTCTGTTGGTATTTCTTATTGTTCCGGCTGGTGTGTCCGTGTTACCAGCTCAACTACATATTCTATGGTTGGTGCATTGAATAAATTGCCTATTGCATTGAGTGggttgatattttttgatgCTCCTAAGAATTTCTTGAGTATTAGCTCTATTCTCATTGGGTTTTTGAGTGGTATTGTTTATGCTGTtgcaaaacaaaagaaaattcaacaacaaaCCACAAATAAATGA
- a CDS encoding uncharacterized protein (similar to Saccharomyces cerevisiae YKL182W | FAS1 | Fatty Acid Synthetase) gives MSEIPTVINDSQSSDNDELISQNINPSSFNILDNSNTNTLCLLSHSDISSSEEKEELEEEHHAITDKITLSNPNKKNDNSIMEMISNKKKDSTLSTKYNTVPTTRTQKFDLNYKPSKLKQVDIPSTFDNNLLNKINKINKFQNDQIKQNTKQKDISVHTNNTNFKFNFISNIFLNPPSLNLSSLFYDDHSFNIFIENCIPLLKSDYDHIFNEIHVESNADYNASIIPNIMVLLKLYYTTIAKKPDIALLVKLLFLLSMDEHYNTGQYINPVKYNDFFIRNQILSHINNIWKLIDQHIESAQTLALSQLKSWQMYLICNHFPEFKAIFYGKMFKNDEFFLNFLLFDLLHKELWIDLLYYTITFLPTVSDIKSSSNVLKTELYQYTGYSITNNVEISILKQYINLYINTPK, from the coding sequence ATGTCAGAGATACCAACTGTAATCAACGATTCACAAAGTagtgataatgatgaacTAATTTCCCAGAACATTAatccttcttcttttaatatacttgataatagtaataccaATACTTTATGTTTATTAAGTCATTCAGATATATCGTCAtctgaagaaaaagaggaacTCGAAGAAGAACATCATGCTATAACAGATAAAATAACACTAAGCAATCCcaacaagaaaaatgacAATTCTATAATGGAAATGATctccaataaaaaaaaggactCTACACTTAgtacaaaatataacacTGTCCCTACCACTCGAACTCAAAAGTTTGATTTAAATTACAAACCTTCCAAGTTAAAACAAGTAGATATCCCGTCTacttttgataataatttactaaataaaattaataaaattaataaatttcaaaacgatcaaattaaacaaaatactAAACAAAAGGACATATCCGTTCACaccaataataccaatttCAAGTTCAATTTCATATCAAATATCTTTCTTAACCCTCCAAGCTTAAATTTATCGTCCCTATTCTATGACGATCATTcgtttaatatttttattgaaaactGTATACCTTTATTGAAATCAGATTATGATCATATCTTTAATGAAATTCATGTTGAAAGCAACGCAGATTATAACGCTTCTATAATCCCCAACATTATGGTGCTgttaaaactttattacACTACTATTGCCAAAAAACCAGATATTGCTTTATTAgtcaaattattatttctattaaGTATGGATGAACATTACAATACAGGTCAATATATCAATCCCGTAAAATATAAtgacttttttattagaaacCAGATTTTATCTCATATCAACAATATCTGGAAATTAATAGACCAACATATAGAGTCCGCTCAAACCCTTGCACTCAGCCAATTGAAGAGTTGGCAAATGTACTTGATATGCAACCATTTCCCTGAATTCAAAGCCATTTTTTATGGGAAAATGTTCAAAAATGacgaattttttttaaatttccttttatttgatttattacATAAAGAATTATGGATTGATCTACTTTACTACACAATTACTTTTCTACCTACTGTATCAGATATCAAAAGCTCCAGCaatgttttgaaaacaGAATTATACCAATACACCGGCTACAGCATCACAAACAATGTGGAAATATCAATTTTAAAGCAGTATATTAACCTTTACATTAACACACCCAAATGA
- the SDT1 gene encoding nucleotidase (similar to Saccharomyces cerevisiae YER037W | PHM8 | PHosphate Metabolism (paralog of YGL224C | SDT1)), which produces MLKQVMTSSSVAKPMLLATANKNKGYYQTNSTITSTTTTTTTIIAPGNSDKSNVYTTVDSNKDNNALTEYIKNTYLHFNNVIPKYMKITSIVTTSTTTSRTKMDFDTYKQEIEQQLEINSKHLKMIEENNYVGANCPKLDAYLNGKCVSNANSNGSRCDRVFFFDIDNCLYKKSLKIHDLMQIYIRKFFLYALNLPNEEAAAELNAKYYKEYGLAIKGLLENHSELGIDALEYNRLVDDALPLQKILKPDMKLRKILCDLKDSNKIDKLWLFTNAYRTHAMRVVKILGIADLFDGITYCDYARNDKMICKPDPLCYELALKESGLSGVSGKNAYFIDDSLDNIKTANNLNFCKAIHIDEYYEDSNEDFKRNGIYTIKSFKELPKVVPELF; this is translated from the coding sequence aTGCTAAAACAAGTCATGACGTCTTCATCAGTAGCCAAACCAATGTTATTAGCAACTGCAAACAAGAATAAAGGTTATTATCAAACTAATAGCACCATCACCAgcactactactaccaccactactattattgccCCGGGTAATAGTGATAAAAGCAATGTCTACACTACTGTTGACAGTAACAAAGACAACAACGCTTTAACTGagtatattaaaaacaccTATTTGCACTTCAACAATGTAATACCGaaatatatgaaaataacaTCCATTGTAACTACCAGTACTACTACGTCACGTACAAAGATGGATTTTGATACTTATaaacaagaaattgaaCAACAATTAGAAATTAATTCCAAGCATTTGAAAATgattgaagaaaataattacGTTGGTGCGAATTGTCCTAAGTTGGACGCATATTTAAATGGAAAATGTGTTTCAAATGCGAATAGTAATGGTTCGAGATGTGACCgagttttcttttttgatattgaCAACTGTctatacaaaaaaagcttGAAAATTCATGATCTAAtgcaaatatatattagaaAGTTTTTCCTGTACGCTTTAAACTTGCCAAATGAGGAGGCAGCAGCCGAGTTGAATGCAAAGTACTATAAAGAGTATGGGTTGGCTATTAAGGGTTTACTAGAAAACCACTCGGAACTAGGGATTGATGCATTAGAATACAATCGGTTGGTAGATGATGCATTGCCGTTGCAAAAAATCTTGAAACCAGATATGAAATTAAGAAAGATACTATGTGATTTGAAAGACTCgaataaaatagataaacTGTGGTTATTTACTAATGCTTATAGAACACATGCTATGAGGGTAGTTAAAATATTGGGGATTGCAGATTTATTTGATGGTATTACTTATTGTGATTATGCTCGTAACGATAAAATGATTTGCAAACCTGATCCCTTGTGTTATGAGTTGGCATTAAAGGAAAGTGGATTATCTGGTGTTTCTGGTAAGAATGCATATTTCATTGATGATAGCTtggataatattaaaactgcgaataatttgaatttttgcAAAGCTATCCATATAGATGAATATTATGAGGATAGTAATGAAGATTTCAAAAGAAATGGTATTTATACgattaaaagttttaaggAATTACCAAAAGTGGTTCctgaattattttaa
- the ARB1 gene encoding ATP-binding cassette family ATPase ARB1 (similar to Saccharomyces cerevisiae YER036C | ARB1 | ATP-binding cassette protein involved in Ribosome Biogenesis) has protein sequence MPPKSASKAKREAKKAERDAKRAAEGKTVKKSKKTEDSNTEEDKVAAEIEQLKLQQDKDGISDRVVTGVLDSLATSRDIKLSSVSLLFHGKVLIQDSILELNHGRRYGLLGPNGCGKSTFLKSIATREYPIPESIDIYLLDEPAPPTEYSALEFVVREAQAELKRLEDEVERLILEEGPESEKLELIYEKMDEMDPDTFESRSAVILIGLGFNAETIKKKTKDMSGGWRMRVALSKALFIKPTLLLLDDPTAHLDLEACVWLEEYLKRYSNTLLLVSHSQDFLNGVCSNMIDMRQQKLMAYGGNYDTYLKTRTELETNQMKQYNKQQEEIIHIKKFIASAGTYANLVRQAKSRQKILDKMEADGLIQPVAPDRVFNFRFPDVERLPPPVLAFDDINFAYDGKPEHYLYEHLDFGLDMDSRVALVGPNGIGKSTLLKLLTGELQPQGGRIVRHTHVKLGVYSQHSQDQLDLTKSALEFVRDKYNHISEDFQYWRGQLGRYGLTGEAQTAKMGTLSGGQRSRVVFALLALENPNVLLFDEPTNGLDIPTINSLAEAINAYTGAVLVISHDFTLLDQIAQDIYVVEHKKATKWEGTIQDYKKKLASKMTF, from the coding sequence atgcCTCCAAAATCTGCATCGAAAGCCAAGAGAGAAGCTAAAAAAGCTGAGAGAGATGCTAAAAGAGCCGCTGAAGGTAAAAcagttaaaaaatcaaagaaaACGGAAGATTCAAATACTGAAGAAGATAAAGTTGCCGCAGAAATTGAACAATTGAAGTTGCAACAAGATAAAGATGGTATAAGTGATCGTGTTGTTACCGGTGTTTTAGACTCTTTAGCCACTTCTCGTGATATTAAACTAAGTAGTGtctctttattatttcatGGTAAAGTTTTAATTCAAGATTCCATTTTAGAATTAAATCATGGGAGAAGATATGGTTTGCTAGGACCTAATGGTTGTGGTAAGAgtacttttttaaagagTATTGCCACCAGAGAATACCCTATCCCAGAATCTATTGATATATATCTATTGGATGAACCAGCTCCACCAACTGAGTATAGTGCTCTGGAATTTGTTGTTAGAGAGGCCCAAGCTGAATTGAAGAGATTAGAAGATGAAGTTGAAAGATTAATTCTAGAAGAAGGTCCGGAATCCGAAAAGTTGGAACTTatttatgaaaaaatgGACGAAATGGACCCAGATACTTTTGAAAGTAGATCTGCTGTCATTTTAATTGGTTTAGGTTTTAATGCTGAAACTATCAAGAAGAAGACCAAAGATATGTCTGGTGGTTGGAGAATGCGTGTTGCTCTATCCAAGGccttatttattaaaccaactttattattgttagatGATCCAACTGCCCACTTGGATTTAGAAGCCTGTGTTTGGTTGGAAGAATATTTAAAGAGATACAGCAACACTTTACTATTGGTATCCCATTCTCAAGATTTCTTGAATGGTGTTTGTAGCAATATGATTGATATGAGACAGCAAAAGTTAATGGCTTATGGTGGTAATTATGACACTTATTTGAAAACACGTACTGAATTAGAGACCAATCAAATGAAACAATACAATAAGCAACAAGAAGAAATTATtcatattaaaaagtttattgcTTCTGCAGGTACTTATGCTAACTTGGTTAGACAGGCTAAATCTAGACAAAAGATTTTGGACAAGATGGAAGCCGATGGTTTAATTCAGCCAGTTGCTCCAGACAGAGTGTTCAATTTCAGATTTCCCGATGTGGAAAGACTACCACCACCTGTGTTGGCATTTGATGATATCAATTTTGCTTATGATGGTAAACCAGAACATTACTTGTATGAACATTTAGATTTTGGTTTAGATATGGATAGTAGAGTTGCTCTTGTTGGTCCAAACGGTATTGGTAAATCCACGTTATTAAAACTATTAACTGGTGAATTACAACCACAAGGTGGTCGTATAGTCAGACACACTCATGTTAAATTGGGTGTTTATTCTCAACATTCTCAAGATCAATTGGATTTAACTAAATCTGCTTTGGAATTTGTTCGTGATAAATACAATCATATTAGTGAAGATTTCCAATATTGGAGAGGCCAATTAGGTAGATATGGGTTGACTGGTGAAGCACAAACTGCCAAAATGGGTACTTTAAGTGGTGGTCAAAGATCTCGTGTTGTTTTTGCTCTTCTAGCTTTAGAGAATCCAAATGTGTTGTTATTTGATGAACCTACTAACGGTTTGGATATTCCAACTATTAACTCATTAGCTGAGGCTATTAATGCTTATACTGGTGCTGTTCTAGTCATTTCGCATGATTTTACATTATTAGATCAAATTGCCCAAGATATTTACGTTGTTGAACACAAGAAAGCCACCAAATGGGAAGGTACTATTCAAGATTACAAGAAGAAGTTGGCTTCAAAGATGACATTCTGA